The Arachis ipaensis cultivar K30076 chromosome B07, Araip1.1, whole genome shotgun sequence genome includes a window with the following:
- the LOC107607446 gene encoding uncharacterized protein LOC107607446, whose protein sequence is MNGQVEVLNREIKRILKRIVKPHRKDWSAKLTDALLAYRTAYKIPIGMSPFRLVYGRAWHLLVVIEHKEYWAIKEYNSSLGGARIERKLQLVELECLRLEAYENSRLYEENMKAMNDKTIRGKEFRAGDLVLLYNSRLRLMPGKLRSRCEGPYRVEKAEPYGVYHLRHPLSSDIFKANGHRLKLYHGEKIKSNKEMEVFLLEDAPNGNKN, encoded by the coding sequence ATGAACGGCCAAGTTGAGGTTTTGAATCGGGAGATTAAACGCATATTGAAAAGAATTGTGAAGCCTCATCGAAAAGATTGGAGTGCTAAGCTCACTGATGCACTATTGGCCTACCGAACGGCGTACAAAATAccaattggcatgagcccctttcgGTTGGTCTATGGCAGAGCTTGGCACTTACTGGTGGTGATAGAACACAAAGAATATTGGGCCATCAAGGAGTACAATTCAAGTTTGGGAGGGGCCAGAATTGAGAGAAAGCTACAACTAGTGGAATTAGAGTGTTTGCggttagaagcttatgagaactctagactttacGAAGAAAATATGAAAGCCATGAATGATAAGACCATAAGAGGAAAAGAATTTAGAGCCGGCGacctagtcctcctttacaattcaagatTGAGGTTGATGCCCGGAAAGCTAAGGTCAAGATGTGAAGGACCCTATAGAGTCGAAAAGGCGGAGCCGTATGGGGTCTATCATTTGCGCCATCCTTTAAGCTCCGACATTTTCAAGGCTAATGGGCATCGGCTAAAGTTGTATCATGGTGAAAAGATAAAAAGCAACAAGGAGATGGAGGTGTTCCTCTTAGAAGATGCACCTAATGGCAACAAGAATTGA